In Zingiber officinale cultivar Zhangliang chromosome 3A, Zo_v1.1, whole genome shotgun sequence, the DNA window TCATCACTTCCATCTGCAGGTTTGTGGCAGTTGGcggtgaaaattatttttttgcatATACTGACTCCATCTTCAGCTTCACATTCAGTAAACTTTAAATGGCATACAATTTGAGTGAAGGTTCTAAAATGATGTCAAGGCAACCAAGGGTTCATGACAGACACTTAGAGCCCAACCAGCAAAAGCGTACAAGATTTAGTACGTTGGAAGCTGAACAACTCCTAATGCATTTCAGTTGTGCCTCAAAGTAGAGAAGTCTTGACAAAACAACGTTGGAAAAATACCATGTCAAAGGCCCTTGTTTGCCATGTTTTGTCAATAGTTATTGAACTTTCTCCACCTGTAAAGTTATTACTGTGTGACCTAGAGGTCACGGGGGGTTTGAGTCTCGGAAACAATCTCTTGCAAAGTAGGTTAAGGCTGTGTACAATAACCCTTTCCTGCATTAGCGGGAGTTTCGTGGACTGTGCTATCTTTTTTTTAGATGTTGTacttcctccaccttcttgagaATAACCCTAGATTTCATATGAGAATTCACTTGAAGGCTCTTCCTGCAAACCTCCTGCATGAGTTCCATTGCTTCGTAATCATCCCATCAAAGTGTTGAAGTTCTATAAATCAAGGCTGGAACCAGCTCCTTCATGCAGAATAGCATTTGACGAGTTTGATAAAGATACACTTGCTTATTATGGAGGCCATTTGTATAGGTCTTATAAGTAGCAAAGTAACAGGACCCGGGGGGACCCCTCTGAAGAATTTCATCAAACAATTCATCTGCTTCATAAAAATTATTTACCAAAACGAAACCAGCGATAATCTTACTATGATGACTTCATGATTTCTGCCCTCCATTCTCATCAGCGTTAGCAAATAATATGCACACCATCTGCTACGCATTCGCTGACGGGTATACTGATCACATGGCTTATAGCTATATACCGATGCACTTGGCACAAACCGAGCATTTCTCATTTTCTCCACGAATTATATTGTCTGAGCAGTGAGCAGAACAGAACATCCTTGTTTACAAAGTTATTAAAGCACTAGCGAGTACCATCTGTCATCAGGATCACATTCATGAAGTTGCTCCATGTCCAGGAGCTCGATCCATTGCAATATCAAGCTTTGGACCCTTGTTCATCTTGCAAGAACTGCAAGAAGCGCACTTGAAGAATCAGAGCTTTCCGCCTTTCCGGCCCAAAGACAATCCATGCAAAAAAATTTATACCCGCGAAACAAAAACTACGGCAAGATTTAATCTTTATCTTGAGTGAGAGGACCTAATCGAAACAGACAAAGGATGAAAAGAAACCTCTTTAGGCAAATTTCGTTTTGTTCGGCCGCCACAGGCAGGCAGGCAGGCAGGCGGGCGGGCAGCGCTCGTTGTCGGCGACGACCCATCTGACATACTGGAGAAGGAACGTCGGCTCTTTTATAGAGGTGACGACATTTCTATTTTCGATTTAGCCCCTTAGAgtattcaaataatttaaatttgccctccgttttcaaaaacttattattttaaaCTCTTATGATTATGGAAATTGTTTTATGCTCCTCGAAACTTCGAAAATTATGGGAAGAAGGAGGGCAGAAAGGGAAGTTCAGCAAAAAAGCTTCTGACTCGATTCCCGGAGATATTTTCTCACCTCGTCTTCCGATCGGTGGACCACTTGGAATTTGGATAGAACTTGAAACCTTCCCTTCCTCCTCGCTCTCTCCCGTCTCTCATCTCTCGCCGGATCTTTGGAGTCTTGTCGCCGTTCACCGCAGTCGCAGTTTCGTGGCTGTGCTTCTCCGGCCATTTTGCACTGGGAAAGTCGGTTTACTTCTTCAGCATCGCTAAGCCATCAATTTTCTTCTTGTAATACTATACCTAACTGCTCTTCTTttgtttgtaaatttttttatgcTCCCAGGAAGATTGTGGGAAGTCCAATTTTCTTGTTCTGTTAAATGTGCGTAGAAATTTCCAAGCAGAAAACATGAGGAAAGGAGAGGGCGGAAGTTCAAATTCTCAATCTCCAAAAAAGGTTTGCTTTTGCGAGCCCTTATTGTATTCTTCTAAAGGGCAACTTTGTTCGTTTCCTGAGTTTGTTTGATCGTTGCTTCTTTGTTGTTATAGCTGAAATTTGTACCAAAAATACCTTCTCGGAAGGCACGAAAACGAACTGTAGCTAACGAGTAAGTTTTATTCTGTCATCTTTGGTTCCATGGGTCTGGTATTTGGAACTCATATCTTGTCAAACCTTAGGGAGCCATCTGAGAGTTATCATGAGGTTGTCGGCAAAGAACTGGTTTTAAAAATTCAGAGAGCAACCATGGTAAATTTTTTGCGTTGCgcctttaatttttaaaagaacctATTGTCCTTGATGACTTGTAGTTCTGTTGAACAGGGCAGTGGGTTACTACAGAAGACATTGTCAAGCGATAGGAAAGGTAAGAGCAGCTTGCTTGAACTTAGTTGATTGTTGCAAAAAGTAAGAAGCAAATTGTCCCTTGTTCCAAAAAGTCTGATTTCAGTATCACATTTTGTGTTCtatattttttatcatttaaaaatatGTTAGATATGATAATTGTTTTGACTTTTTAGTCTGTGCAAGCAAGTCTTTTATTACTTTCTGGGATGGATTGTCCCTTTACTTTGGACATGGAGAAAAGGAAGGAAAGGAAAGAAGCAGAAAGCAAAGGAAACGAGAAGAAacaatatttttatttccttatttttggtatcttcttggggagaaaagaaagaagaggaaTTCGACTCCAAATTGGATTCACGGGATTGGAATGATTTCCTcttctttaaaattttgatagGATAAACAAATGAAATGCATAAAACTTATGCTTATGCTTTCCTTTCTTTTTGACTCAATTTCAACATAAAGGAATTGCATGGATTAATTTATAAAGTGTTTAATATGGGATGATTAATCTCCTAAAACTATCTTTGGTCTATTTCAACTACCTAGACTGTGGTATGTCAATGTGCTATTCAAAGTTTGGGGCTTACTGTTAGggtttgttttaaaatttttgcaagtttgttaaacttttgaaatttgtCCATTTTTTTAAAAGTTCATTATTCTTTTAAAACAAGTTTGGTGATCTCTTCATGTAGCAGTTGCTCAAACAGAAGTTGCATTTGGACATGTTGATTCCAAATTTGCAAGATCGTTTCCAAAAGGCAAGGCCAAAGTAAACCAGGCTGAAAGAAATGAGATTCAAGGTAGTAACTGGTATTTGGTTTCATCAGGGCCGGCTATGGCATGTTAGTCTGACATTTCTCCTTTTCTTCAGACATTGATGATGGTGAaataattccaaaaataaaaagtcACTATGTCGATCCCTGGGTTAGTAACTGTATGAAATTGCATTTATACTACaaactataatttttctaagttctTTAATTCAGTAATTCACATTGAGGTCCTAGGATTATGAAAACTCATATTATCCGGTTACCCTACCATTAAGGAGGCCTTATTCAGGAAATCCAGGTAAACATGATGCTGTTTTCTTAAAGCAACATAGATTGTGAGCATTTCTGTAAGTAACATC includes these proteins:
- the LOC122050883 gene encoding uncharacterized protein LOC122050883; amino-acid sequence: MEIVLCSSKLRKLWEEGGQKGKFSKKASDSIPGDIFSPRLPIGGPLGIWIELETFPSSSLSPVSHLSPDLWSLVAVHRSRSFVAVLLRPFCTGKEDCGKSNFLVLLNVRRNFQAENMRKGEGGSSNSQSPKKLKFVPKIPSRKARKRTVANEEPSESYHEVVGKELVLKIQRATMGSGLLQKTLSSDRKAVAQTEVAFGHVDSKFARSFPKGKAKVNQAERNEIQDIDDGEIIPKIKSHYVDPWDYENSYYPVTLPLRRPYSGNPEILDKEEFGEASAPVALNCSKISPAEELGLMEKSAAKQMFLFQFPPTLPSVKKPAADGAGRSTGKLEKQFTNGCKLEDLPEGLIGKIMVHRSGKMKMKLGDSFFDVYPGVKCDFAQQVAAINVKEKHCCVLGEPGKRVVVTPDVDSLVNAI